The Candidatus Rubrimentiphilum sp. genome has a window encoding:
- a CDS encoding zinc-ribbon domain containing protein, whose product MYSDETLTCVDCGRQFTFTTGEQEFFASKGFTNKPNRCTDCRAARKAGRSGGGGGEGYGRQREMFKATCSQCGGVAEVPFQPRGDKPVYCRDCFAQRPSYR is encoded by the coding sequence ATGTACTCAGATGAAACGCTGACCTGCGTTGATTGTGGACGTCAGTTCACGTTCACGACCGGTGAGCAAGAATTTTTCGCCAGCAAGGGCTTTACCAATAAGCCGAATCGCTGCACCGACTGCCGCGCAGCCCGCAAAGCGGGACGCTCGGGTGGCGGCGGCGGTGAGGGCTACGGCCGTCAGCGCGAAATGTTCAAAGCGACTTGCAGCCAGTGCGGCGGCGTGGCCGAAGTGCCATTCCAACCGCGCGGCGACAAGCCGGTATACTGCCGCGACTGCTTCGCGCAGCGCCCCAGCTACCGCTAA
- the rpsR gene encoding 30S ribosomal protein S18, translated as MPPKTKTKTKRVVKDRRVKKKPCNFCTERAIDINYKDVVRLKKYVSERGKILPRRISGNCAKHQRLLTVAVKRARIIAFLPFVTE; from the coding sequence ATGCCTCCCAAAACCAAGACCAAGACGAAACGCGTCGTCAAAGATCGCCGCGTAAAAAAGAAGCCGTGCAATTTCTGCACGGAGCGCGCCATCGACATCAATTATAAGGATGTCGTGCGTTTGAAGAAATACGTTTCGGAGCGCGGCAAGATTCTGCCGCGGCGCATCTCGGGCAACTGCGCGAAGCATCAGCGGCTGCTCACGGTCGCCGTGAAGCGCGCCCGCATCATCGCTTTCCTACCTTTCGTAACCGAATAA
- the infA gene encoding translation initiation factor IF-1, translated as MRTRSKQPLERRKPSATKEAPLEVFGTIVQVFPSASFSVELENSHTVLAHIAGRLRRHRIRILPGDRVELEISPYDLTKGRIVYRYRAGEPRRI; from the coding sequence TTGAGAACCCGCTCCAAGCAACCGCTCGAGCGCCGGAAGCCGAGTGCCACCAAAGAGGCACCCCTCGAGGTTTTCGGCACGATCGTGCAGGTTTTCCCCAGCGCCAGCTTCTCGGTTGAGTTGGAAAACTCGCATACCGTGCTGGCCCATATTGCCGGCCGCCTGAGGCGGCACCGCATCCGGATTCTGCCTGGGGACCGCGTCGAACTGGAAATCTCTCCGTACGACCTGACCAAGGGCCGGATCGTCTACCGCTACCGGGCGGGAGAGCCTCGCCGGATATAG